From the Verrucomicrobiia bacterium genome, the window AAAATCGAAATACGCGAAATTATTCCCGGCGTTGTAGTGCAAGGTCAACAAGTGCATCCCGGCCTCCCGGAAGGTAATGGTCCCGATCTCCGCCTGGTTCCAGATATGCCAACTCCCGGTGGCCATGGGTAGTTTGCATTCGCTGGCAGGCTTGTTGTCCACGGAGAACCAGATGGTTTTCGGCTCGTTGCTGTAGAGAGCCGTGATTTTATACTTTCCCTTTTCCAGTACGTTCACCGTGTAATTGACCCATTCGCCATCGGCCGTCCAGCCGATGTAAAGTTGGTTGGTTGCCGGAGTAAAGAAATTCGGATGATTGAAGTCCGCGAAGTCCTTCGTGTAGGAAATGTCCATGCCTTCTTCTTTTCGGAACCCCCAGATGTAAGGCGTCGCGTGCGGTCGCTGATGATTGGGTATCAGGTTGAGTTCACCGCTGCCGTGATTGACGGGATCGATATCGTGATACGCCACGCCCTCGCCGCCCAGGTCAAAGTAGGCGCATTCAATACGGCCAGGAATTGTCTGAGGCCCTTTCCTGTAGACCTCGTCGGAAAATGGTTGACCTTTATAGTCTGCCGGGAAAGTCGAGGAGACCTTCACCGAATAACTCGTCCGAAATTCAGTGCATCCAATGAAGCCGAGAGGTACAGCCAGGCACAGGACGAGAATGGGTCTGTTCATGCTGAACATTTGGAGAAGCACGGGATTCTTATCAAGCCAAATCGTAAGAAACCTCGCCAGTATCCCAAACCACTACTTGAACAGGGGCAAGATCTGTTTGAACTCTTGGGTGCCGGATTCACGGAGGAGTTCGAAGACGGCGGACTCGACCGTGGTGATGACCGCACCGCAATCGCGCATGCGTTCGATGGCGACGGTATAATCGGTTTCGTGACGTGAACTAATGGCGTCGGCGGCAACGTACACGAAATAATCTTTCATCAAGTCGATGGCCGTCTGTTGGACACACACGTGCGCCTCGATGCCGCAGAGGATGATGCGTTGGCGCCGCAGGTCTTTCACCGTCCGCAGGAATTCCTCCGAACCGCAGCACGAGAACGTCATCTTCTCCAGTGGAGTAATACCGGGCGCTGCCCTCCCGATCTCCGCGCAGACCGGGCCGAGGCCCTTGATGTATTGTGCGGTGACGAGGGTCGGGAGTTTTAACACGCGCGCTGCACCGATGAGTTTCTGGATCGCCGCAAGCGTTTCGGCACGACGCGGCATGACGTTCATGAGCTTCTCCTGCACGTCGATGACCACGAGCGCGGTATTTTCCGTCGTCAATCGCCAATCAGACATTCACACCCACCATTTCCGCAGAGTCCTGGGCGGCTTTGCTGTCCACCTGCACTGCGTGATAGGACAGGCCCACATCGAGCAACGTATACACCAGCGCCAGGGAAATAAGCAGCATCCCCAACTCGAACAGTGCCGTGCAAATCCATGTGGCCTCAAGGTCCAGCCACGCGACTGCCGCAATGGAGACCGAACAAAGGAGCAGACTCAGGCAAGCGGCGTAAAAGCTGGCAATGGCGTTGCGGGTGTAACGAGCGCGCCGCATCATTGACTGCAGTTGCTCGGCAATCTGCCGCCGTCGCATCTTGCTAAAGGCCGTCGCCACCGCCTCGTTCTGAAGTTCGGTACGTTCGTCGTTCAACTTGTGGATGCGGGCCGTGAGCATCGACTGCAGGCGCTGCAGTCCCCAGTTCATCGACGCCGCGCCCGAGACCATGAACATCGGGGCCAGCAACAGGCTGATGAATTGCGGGAGGGCGGTGGTCGTGGTTTCGATCATTGGCCTATCGCTTTCAGACCGACTTCCATTCGCACGACCCGGTAGCTCAACCACGCCTCGGCCAGCGCGAAGGCGACCCCGATCATCAGCCCCGCCAACCCGAGCCCGAACAGGGCGATCACCAACGGCCCCATCGGCGGCCAGCCGAGATGCGCCAGACCGATCACAAATGACGAAACCAGAAAAAGCAGGGTGCCGAGGTACAGCATGAAAACAGCGTTGCGCACGAGCTTGGCGCGGGCGAGCAGGTGGGGGATCTGTTCGACGATGCTCTCGCTACGGGCCTTCTCCCAGTTCGCCAGGGTGGGCCGGCGCAATAGTTCTCGACGTTCATCATTGAGCGCGCGCACGGCCTGGATCAGCGTCGAATACTTGTTCTGTAAACCCGCCAACAGCAATGAACTCGCGGTGAACAGCAACGCCGGCGTCATCGCGGCGTTGATCGACTGAATGGCGGAGTCGAGAGTGGTTGAAAGCATTCTAGGATTCCAGCATCCGTAGAAATTCCGGTTCAGTCAGCGTCTTCACACCGAGTTTGGTGGCCTTGTCGAGTTTGGAACCTGCGTCTTCACCGACGACCACGAAATCAGTTTTCTTGCTCACGCTGTCGGTGACGGTGGCGCCCGCCTTTCGCAACGCGTCTTTTGCCTCGTCGCGTGAGAATTTGGCGAGTGTACCCGTCACGACAACGGTCTTGCCGGCGAACGGGCCGGTCGCGGTGGCTTTCGGCGCAGCCTTTTCTTTCATCTTAAGGCCGGCCTTGCGCAGTTTCTCGATGACCGCTTGATTGCGAGGGTTGTGGAAGAAATCGTGAACGCTCTGCGCCATCACCGGGCCGACATCTTCAGCCTCCTGCAATTCCTCAATACCAGCACTGGCAAGAGCATTGAGGTCGTGAAAATAATCGGCCAGTTTACGCGCGCCGCCTTCGCCCACGTGCAGGATGCCAAGACCGTGAATCAGCCGCCACAATTCGCGTCGTTTGCTTTCCGCGACGGCAGTAACGACATTCGTAGCGGATTTCTCTGCCATGCGCTCCAAGTCAGCCAGTTGTTCGACAGTGAGCGCGTAAATGTCGGCGACGTCATGGATGAGGTTCTTGTCGACGAGCTGATTCACGAGCACTTCGCCCATGCCTTCAATATCCATGGCACCACGCGAGGCGAAGTGACCGATGGTGCGTTTCAGTTGCGCGGGGCAGGCGATGTTTTCGCAACGCCACGCGACGAATTCGGGATCGCGCGCGATGGGACCTTTGCACACAGGACATTTGCCGTCGAGATACTCGTCGAGTTTGAACTTCCTTCGCTTACTCGTTCCTTGCTTTGCCACGCCGACGACTGCAGGGATGACTTGTCCCGCTTTCTCGATGATAACCGTGTCGCCGATTTGGATTTCCTTGCGGTTGATCTCTTCCTCGTTGTGGAGCGTGGCACGTGAGATTGTCGAGCCAGCGAGGAAAACGGGTTCGAGTTCCGCTACGGGCGTCAGTGTCCCTGTGCGGCCAACCTGGATCGTGATGTCCTTGAGCTTCGTCTGGGCCTGCTCGTGAGAGTATTTGTAAGCAATCGCGAAGCGTGGGGCCTTCGCTGTGGCGCCGAGCCGCTTCCATTGGTCGAGGTTGTTGACCTTGATCACCGCGCCGTCAATTTCAAAAGGCAATTTCTCTTCAAGTTCCTGCAATTCCCCAATGTGAGCGATGACCTCCTCAATGCCTTTGCAGATCCACCAGTACCGATGGGTCACAAACCCGAATTCCTTGAGGGCCTCGAGCACGTCGGATTGTTTCGTGAATTCTCCGCCCTCAGCGACCGCGTAGAAGATTGCCTGCAAGGGACGTTGCGCGACCGTGGCCGGGTCGAGCTGCTTAAGAGAACCGGCGGCGGTATTGCGCGGGTTCTGGAAGAGCGGTTCACCTGCCTTTTCACGCGCCGCGTTTAGTTTCTTGAAATCTTCGACCGGGATGTAGGCTTCGCCACGAACTTCGAGTTGTTTGGGCGGGTTCTTTACGCGAAGCTGCAACGGGATCGCGCGAATGGTCTTGAGATTGGCGGTGATGTCGTCACCCGTCGTGCCGTCGCCGCGGGTCGCGCCAACGGCCAATTGCCCGTCTTCATAACGAACGGTGATCGAGACGCCGTCGATCTTGGGTTCGAGGACGTATTCGACCTTTTCGTCGGGCAGAAGCTTGCGCACACGGCCATCGAACTCACGCAATTCCTCGATGTTGTAGGTATTGTCGAGCGACATCATCGGCACGGAGTGCCGGACGCTCTTGAATTCCTTCAAAGGTCGGCCGCTCCCGCGCTGGGTCGGTGAGTCGGGCGTGACAAGGTCGGGGAATTGCTGCTCGAGCGCCTTCAGTTCGGCGTAGAGCTTGTCGTATTCGAAGTCGGAAATCTCGGATTTCGCCTCGACGTGGTAGAGATGATCGTAATGGCGAATTTGATCGCGGAGTTCAGCGATTCGTTTTTTGGCTGCGGCGCGATTCATAAGCTGCGTAGATGGCGATACCGAGGGTGCCTCCAATTGTATCGGCTGTCCAGTCCCATACGTCACACGATCGGTTGGGCACGAACCGTTGGTGAAACTCATCGGAAGCCCCGTAGGCCGATGCAATCAAGATAGCCACCAGTACGGACTTTGACAACGCCAACGTACTGGAGCGACGCACTGCGTCGATGACCAGAATGCCAAGGAGCCCATAGGCCCCGGCATGTTCGACTTTATCGAAGTTCGGAACCGCAGGCGCGATTGGCGGTAGCGACGACTGTGCCGACAGAAAGAAGATGGTCCCCGCCCACAGAATTGCAGGCAGCCACGCACGGATGTTTCGGCGCGCCGTCATAAATGATCAGGGGCTAGCTGCCAGCGGACGGCCTCCTGGATTCCTGGGCGAAAACCGACCTGTGGCTCCCAGCCAAGGGTGGAGCGGATTTTCTCGATTGAGTAGTGGCGTTGGTAGCCAAAGAGAAAAACGCGATAGCGGGTGAGAAGCGGTGGTTGTTTGGAATGAAGGAGGCAGGCGAACCACTCGGCAGCGCTGGCGATTGTATACGCCAGGGCGTAGGGGACATGGCGACGAACCGGGGAAGCGCCCGCGAGAGTGGCGATGATATTGAAAAACTCCTCCTGCGTGATCTTTTCGGGGTTGATAACGTTGTAGGCCTGGCCAATCGCACCTGTGGAACCTACGGCCAGGACAGCAGCGCGGGCGACGTCGCCAGCGTGGACGAGCGGCAGGGTCACGTGTGGATCACCTAGAAAACTGATTTTTTGCTCCCGTAGTAACGGAATGATGCGAGCGAGCATGGACCGGTCGCCCGGGCCATAGAGCATGCCCGGCCGGATGACGGTCGCATCGAGTTGTTTCCCGGACTGGCGCTGCCAGACGATTTTTTCGGACTCGATTTTGGCCCGCCGGTAGAAGTTTCGGCGATCCGTTGTCGCGAGTGCGAAGTCCTCCTTGACGGGCGTACCGTGCGGTGGGCGTCTGTAGACGCCGACGGTACTGAAATGGACCAGACGGCGACAACCGGCAGCGACCATCGCCTCGCAAATGGCTTCCGTTGGGCGGATGGTATTGGCAACAAAGTGCGACCAGGGGGCCCAATCCGAGACCGCTGCGGCGGCATGGAATACCACATCGGTGTTCTTGAGCACGTTCGGATCGAGGTGGTCCCGGCCGAGATCGCAAACGACACAGACCGCCCCCAGTTGTTCAAGCGGTTGCCGATTGGATGTCTGTCGGACGATTGCGGTCACCGACCAGCCGCCCTGGCGCAACTCCTTGACCAGATGGCGACCCAATAGTCCGGTCGCGCCTGTAACAATCGCGTGCATGGAAGTCCCTCGTATATAATATTTTTACTGCACTACCACACAAAAATCGTGTACAAGGAGAAGGGAGGTGGTGCCTTAAGCGGATGAAGGAGAAATGGATTCCAGCGCTTTTCGCGCTTTTTTTTAGCTTCGTCTGTATTCAGCGACTGCTGGAGACGTTCGCCAATCGGCCGGTTGTGAAAGGTGACCGGCTGATGCGGTGGTCGTTTCCAATCATGACGTTGATCCATTCGGGGGTCTTCGCCGGTTCGGCGGTGGAATACTTTGTGGTGAAGCGCCCCGTCAATTACGCGGTCAGCGCAATTGGGATGGTGTTGTATGTGTTTTCCCTGGTGCTGCGGAATGTTGCCATTCGCACCCTGGGCCGTTACTTCAGCCTCCACATCGAGATCCGGCAA encodes:
- the ligA gene encoding NAD-dependent DNA ligase LigA: MNRAAAKKRIAELRDQIRHYDHLYHVEAKSEISDFEYDKLYAELKALEQQFPDLVTPDSPTQRGSGRPLKEFKSVRHSVPMMSLDNTYNIEELREFDGRVRKLLPDEKVEYVLEPKIDGVSITVRYEDGQLAVGATRGDGTTGDDITANLKTIRAIPLQLRVKNPPKQLEVRGEAYIPVEDFKKLNAAREKAGEPLFQNPRNTAAGSLKQLDPATVAQRPLQAIFYAVAEGGEFTKQSDVLEALKEFGFVTHRYWWICKGIEEVIAHIGELQELEEKLPFEIDGAVIKVNNLDQWKRLGATAKAPRFAIAYKYSHEQAQTKLKDITIQVGRTGTLTPVAELEPVFLAGSTISRATLHNEEEINRKEIQIGDTVIIEKAGQVIPAVVGVAKQGTSKRRKFKLDEYLDGKCPVCKGPIARDPEFVAWRCENIACPAQLKRTIGHFASRGAMDIEGMGEVLVNQLVDKNLIHDVADIYALTVEQLADLERMAEKSATNVVTAVAESKRRELWRLIHGLGILHVGEGGARKLADYFHDLNALASAGIEELQEAEDVGPVMAQSVHDFFHNPRNQAVIEKLRKAGLKMKEKAAPKATATGPFAGKTVVVTGTLAKFSRDEAKDALRKAGATVTDSVSKKTDFVVVGEDAGSKLDKATKLGVKTLTEPEFLRMLES
- a CDS encoding hydrolase codes for the protein MSDWRLTTENTALVVIDVQEKLMNVMPRRAETLAAIQKLIGAARVLKLPTLVTAQYIKGLGPVCAEIGRAAPGITPLEKMTFSCCGSEEFLRTVKDLRRQRIILCGIEAHVCVQQTAIDLMKDYFVYVAADAISSRHETDYTVAIERMRDCGAVITTVESAVFELLRESGTQEFKQILPLFK
- a CDS encoding VanZ family protein codes for the protein MTARRNIRAWLPAILWAGTIFFLSAQSSLPPIAPAVPNFDKVEHAGAYGLLGILVIDAVRRSSTLALSKSVLVAILIASAYGASDEFHQRFVPNRSCDVWDWTADTIGGTLGIAIYAAYESRRSQKTNR
- a CDS encoding isoprenylcysteine carboxylmethyltransferase family protein, whose protein sequence is MKEKWIPALFALFFSFVCIQRLLETFANRPVVKGDRLMRWSFPIMTLIHSGVFAGSAVEYFVVKRPVNYAVSAIGMVLYVFSLVLRNVAIRTLGRYFSLHIEIRQQHELVQEGVYRYVRHPIYSAVVLELISVPLVANAYMTLAVALLVYMPMLAWRLRREEQAMVEKFGGQYRQYQERAGALWPRWSAWYRN
- a CDS encoding carbohydrate-binding protein; translated protein: MNRPILVLCLAVPLGFIGCTEFRTSYSVKVSSTFPADYKGQPFSDEVYRKGPQTIPGRIECAYFDLGGEGVAYHDIDPVNHGSGELNLIPNHQRPHATPYIWGFRKEEGMDISYTKDFADFNHPNFFTPATNQLYIGWTADGEWVNYTVNVLEKGKYKITALYSNEPKTIWFSVDNKPASECKLPMATGSWHIWNQAEIGTITFREAGMHLLTLHYNAGNNFAYFDFAPAKHQ
- a CDS encoding NAD-dependent epimerase/dehydratase family protein translates to MHAIVTGATGLLGRHLVKELRQGGWSVTAIVRQTSNRQPLEQLGAVCVVCDLGRDHLDPNVLKNTDVVFHAAAAVSDWAPWSHFVANTIRPTEAICEAMVAAGCRRLVHFSTVGVYRRPPHGTPVKEDFALATTDRRNFYRRAKIESEKIVWQRQSGKQLDATVIRPGMLYGPGDRSMLARIIPLLREQKISFLGDPHVTLPLVHAGDVARAAVLAVGSTGAIGQAYNVINPEKITQEEFFNIIATLAGASPVRRHVPYALAYTIASAAEWFACLLHSKQPPLLTRYRVFLFGYQRHYSIEKIRSTLGWEPQVGFRPGIQEAVRWQLAPDHL
- a CDS encoding DUF2721 domain-containing protein; translated protein: MLSTTLDSAIQSINAAMTPALLFTASSLLLAGLQNKYSTLIQAVRALNDERRELLRRPTLANWEKARSESIVEQIPHLLARAKLVRNAVFMLYLGTLLFLVSSFVIGLAHLGWPPMGPLVIALFGLGLAGLMIGVAFALAEAWLSYRVVRMEVGLKAIGQ
- a CDS encoding DUF2721 domain-containing protein, producing the protein MIETTTTALPQFISLLLAPMFMVSGAASMNWGLQRLQSMLTARIHKLNDERTELQNEAVATAFSKMRRRQIAEQLQSMMRRARYTRNAIASFYAACLSLLLCSVSIAAVAWLDLEATWICTALFELGMLLISLALVYTLLDVGLSYHAVQVDSKAAQDSAEMVGVNV